Proteins from one Nitrospinota bacterium genomic window:
- a CDS encoding response regulator transcription factor → MRKSSLVPLCVYKQAFELFNELRLDGTKDDVVPGLIRGSAKIISAESAAICATDDVSLAPLAGESMGWNLEGPPEVMARYASTYYSHDPLYYRFKTFAQSKSTFEVIQNVDALSRPKIVDSEFFCEFLRPLGQMYYLSLYLNIEDAPPMYIGFHRRIGSRPFSDREKETIKMLAPQISERLRAVRFGGGGKMPRQNKSGLLSRREMEIAKHVAAGLKNREIGETLFITEQTVKDHIYNIFRKTGVNNRVGLVCWLLNCPIAALGQTAREKG, encoded by the coding sequence ATGAGAAAATCTTCTCTCGTGCCGTTATGTGTCTATAAACAGGCCTTTGAACTGTTTAACGAACTCCGGCTTGATGGAACAAAGGATGATGTTGTCCCCGGCCTGATAAGGGGGAGCGCGAAAATCATCTCCGCCGAGTCTGCCGCCATTTGCGCCACCGATGATGTATCGCTGGCTCCTCTTGCCGGCGAGAGCATGGGATGGAATCTTGAGGGGCCGCCGGAGGTGATGGCCAGATACGCCTCAACATATTACTCTCACGATCCGCTGTATTACCGTTTCAAAACTTTCGCTCAATCAAAGTCCACTTTCGAAGTGATTCAAAATGTGGACGCGCTTTCCCGGCCAAAGATAGTTGATTCGGAATTTTTTTGCGAATTTCTAAGACCCCTGGGCCAGATGTATTATTTGAGCCTATACCTGAACATCGAAGATGCGCCTCCAATGTATATTGGATTTCACAGGCGGATCGGGTCGCGGCCTTTTTCGGATCGTGAAAAGGAAACAATCAAAATGCTCGCCCCGCAGATTTCGGAAAGGCTTCGGGCCGTCCGGTTCGGGGGGGGGGGTAAAATGCCCCGTCAAAACAAGAGTGGATTGCTCTCCCGCCGCGAGATGGAAATCGCCAAACATGTGGCGGCCGGACTGAAAAACAGGGAAATAGGCGAGACGCTTTTTATAACCGAGCAGACCGTGAAGGATCACATCTATAATATTTTCAGGAAAACCGGAGTGAATAACCGGGTGGGATTGGTGTGTTGGCTGTTAAATTGCCCAATCGCGGCTTTGGGCCAGACCGCTCGTGAGAAAGGCTGA
- a CDS encoding HigA family addiction module antidote protein — MAMKNPVHPGVIVLEDCLKPLNLTITQGAKRLGVGRQALSNLVNGKSSVSIEMAYRLSKAFGSTPETWLGMQLAYDLEHFGYLERKIKIKRVEAA; from the coding sequence ATGGCGATGAAAAATCCGGTTCATCCTGGCGTGATTGTGCTTGAGGATTGCTTGAAGCCGTTGAACCTGACGATTACCCAGGGCGCAAAACGCCTTGGAGTCGGCCGCCAGGCTCTTTCCAACCTGGTGAATGGCAAATCTTCCGTTTCCATAGAAATGGCTTACCGGCTGTCAAAGGCCTTCGGATCCACGCCGGAAACCTGGCTTGGGATGCAATTGGCTTACGATCTTGAGCATTTTGGCTATCTGGAACGGAAAATCAAGATCAAGCGCGTTGAAGCGGCTTGA